The region CGTTGGAGTGGGACGAAGATAAGCGAACGATGAACGAAAGCGAATGATGAACGAAGGCGCGGTGGCTGGCAACTGTTgtcttttttattgtaattgggatattagcaatgatgtaaaaataattaaggttaactatatgttttttaatggttaattaatagttaactaactttgtatgattttttatataaaacatgaatatatattgataattactttttttaattacagttaactaatatgtgactaatagttaactaacagtGCCTATTTAATGAGTAATAgcatactattagttaactgcatattaatttcatattaactttatttttcaacctaatgttaagttattaagaacaaattgatattttttaatgattcgtagtatactattagttaactgaaaaGTAAAATCAATGTCTACATAAAGATCTTCCTTTCATACTCCGTCATATCAGAACTTTCAATGTTGTCATTCttgcatttataaaataaaaaatttgttaattttcatattagttaaccattaggtaactattagtaaaattttattatttaaaaaaaaatcaaatcgtttttttgttgaaaaaaataattacagctggtttaaaaaaattgttatttgttttttaagaatCATATATTTGAATAATCATGTATTTGCCATTATATATGGGAattacatttgaatttcttgttttgttggatttcttttgtttctcaaatgcttgttgttttcatttttttaattattttattttttttgatttcccTTTTGCCGTTTAtggcatataattcaaataatcagttgctataattaaggattattaaaGATTCTTGAATATTAATTGCTATATATTTATGCCTTGAGATTTTATAGGAGATTTTGATTCTTATAACCACTTCCTTCCTTTTTTATAGTTGACAGTAATCCTCAAATATCATaaagttatttgtgcaatttagaaacttaaaaagtatgtcatcaacttttttttggtcaacagtaaaaatctaattaaatatagcCATGTAGGGTACTTATTTAAAGAAGCCATTCTTTTCATCGGAGCAATTTTTCACCGTCTCTGCAATTTCAGACAATACTGGAAGTGAACAAGGTGAGCAAACTTCACCAGAAACACTTTCATTTCTAGTCAGGACCAATAACCTTATAAAACTATGGTCCTTCATAAAATTACTCTTTGTCCAATTGAGTCtttgttaaatttttgaaaaaatcctAGGTTATACTCTAGTGTATGAACAGTTAAAATCCAAAATTGGCATGCTTCAGACAAATATTTGGTTAATAAATGAACATGAGTGTAAACTCGCCATATTTCCTTGAGAATTTATTACACGAAGTGGTTAATAAATGAATTTGAGCCTTTTTTTTGAGAGTTTAGGTTTAAACCCTTGTGAGTTTATTCCCTTGCTTCCTAatgatttgatgtttttaagTGATGATGGTGTGTTATTGGAGAATTATAATGTTTTATGTGATTATTTATGGGGTTCCGAGAAGTAAGATCGGGGGAATTTATAAGGAGGCGTCGGGGCTTTTCGAGTATGATCGTGGCGTTTTTGGTGTTAAAACTTCGAGGTTATGAACAATTGGGGCTTAGTCAGTCTTTTGTTTGTAAGGTTGTTGCTTGTAGTCCTTGTGTTTTGATTGGTGATGTAAATGTAGACTTTGTGGAGGTGATTGAATGGAAGGTTACTATAAGTTACAGCTAGGTTGCCTGTTAAGGAAACATCCCGCGATTTGCTTTGAGTTCTCGGGGGTTTGATTGGTTTTTTGATCAAATCCGTGTCCTCGTTGAGAAATATATGTTCAATGTTTGTGCAGTTTCCTGATATGCAAGTTGGTAAATTTGTCGATAACTTTAGGCGATGCTTTCAGGTGGTGACCGAGATTGAGATGGAGGCAAATGAGGTTGGGAGTATAGTCCGTTCTCACCCGCTTCTGCTCGGTTCATTTACGTTGAAGAAAGCGAATTCTTTGCTAAGTCTTCTGAATGTTGGCAAGAAAAGACTCTGTAAACTCATTCAGGACAACCCACAAGTAATGAAGAAATGGGGATTAGGATCAAGATTCGACAAATTACCTAACCCGTCGGAGGAATCACAAAAGCACAAAACTAACTTTCTGTTGCATACGGGATTAGTTGACAACCCGAACAAAATGAAAGAAGCGCTGAAGATTTTTCGAGGCAGAGGAACAGAGTTCGGAGAAAGATTTGATTGCATCATGAAAGCCGGTTTGAATAGAAAGGATGTTTATAGAATGTGCACTGAGCTCATTACTTACAGTCTCGGAATACTTTTTTGTCGAGCGGTATGTAAAACGACACCCAAAAGGCCTTGAAGTATGGCAGGACTTGAAGAATCAGATTTATCATTAACAAAAGCTATATGTTGCATAaaacgatttttttttatataaaaataggttataaatatatagtCTCAGAATTCTCAAGATTTTTGTTTCGTTTTTCGGAAATGAAATGTTAAAACATAGTCCTCGAAAAGTTTGTGTAACATAACATTATGGTTCATTTCGAACTACTATGATATTCTTCATATTTAGATTGGAAACAAAATGTCATGCAATTCACCAAAAGACTAGTTCTAGTTGAATCCGCATATTATGCAATTTCCTGATGAAACAAGAGATTATTTTGGAGAAATGACAAGTGTCAAAGTTAACTAAATACCCTCTTACTCAAATTTATACAACTAACAAATGAATTGATCAAAGTTACCCATCAAATAATCAATTATTTGAAAATGACAATTGTAAACATCAGTACGAAGATCTCTAAATTTTTCCTCAATGCCGGACCGGCCGGAGCTGCTTGGAATAGTAGAGCTTTTGTCACTGCTGCTCCTAGACCATTGCAAGTAAGTCGTAGTTACGGCAGGAACGATATATTTTACGAGAATATGTTACAAATATAAAGTCTCGTAGTTTCAtaagagttttaaaaaatagaaaccaACCCGAAATGTAAAACTCGCGAAAATTTATCGCAAAATTTTGATGAAAATGGAATTGCAGGCTAAAAAAGAAGATAAGGAGACGGCAGAAACATGCCAAAATGTGAAAGAAGCAGCAGAAGCAGTTAAAGAAGGTGCAAGAGAAGTGAGGAAGACCACTGAATTGATTCAAAATTCTGCTGCTTCAGCTGCTGAATCTGTAATAAATTTCTTatcaccttttttttaatttcttatatgGACATATGAATTAAGGATTTAATTTGGtagattaattataaaattattggtgcatttttataaaaatttcaggTTACAAAAATGGCTAAGGATGTGACAGATAAAGTAACAGAAACAGCAGATAACATGACAGAGATTGCTAAAGATTCAGTTTCAGGTGCTTTGGGAACTGCCAAGACAACCACAGAGAAGATCAAAGACAAGATCATGGGCAAGTGAAATGAAGAACACAAAGAGATTTAtctttgtgttta is a window of Mercurialis annua linkage group LG2, ddMerAnnu1.2, whole genome shotgun sequence DNA encoding:
- the LOC126666863 gene encoding uncharacterized protein LOC126666863, which gives rise to MTIVNISTKISKFFLNAGPAGAAWNSRAFVTAAPRPLQAKKEDKETAETCQNVKEAAEAVKEGAREVRKTTELIQNSAASAAESVTKMAKDVTDKVTETADNMTEIAKDSVSGALGTAKTTTEKIKDKIMGK